The genomic DNA ATTGAAATCCTGCTCAATCTGAATCATTCCATCAATATAAAGATCGTATTCTTCTTCGGTATATTGTTGACTATCCAGATCTGAAATGGCGGCCTCTTTCTCATTCCAGGCATCAATAAAGGCTTGTTGAAGTGCGGCATAAGCAGGCGTATCCTCAGAATAAGATTCATTAACCTGCAGATTCTCTATTTGGTCTAATAGCGAATTGATCTGGTCCTGCAATGCGGCAATTTGGCCATTGGTCTGTTGCTGCCCATTAGAGTTTCCGGAATTGACACTACTGGGATTCTCGGCGGCTGTTATTGCAGCCGCCAGCACTGCTTGTGCAGCCGCTGATTGCTGAGCCACACCTCTTGACGAAGAATTGACGGCTTGTAAGTAAGCAGTTGCCAGTTGTTTGAGAGCATCTTCGTATTGCAGTTGAGCAGACTGAGTCTCTGAATCTAAAGAAGACTGAGCCTGGGCGACTGCGGATAGGAAAGCGAGGTCATCTTCCACACCCGGAGCGTTCGTCGAGCCCGTCATGACACCACTCGAATTCGCAGTGCTGCCAGCATTCAAATAACTTGAATTGGCCAGCGGAGTCGTGAGTGCAGGGGCAGGAGGCTGCGTGATCTTCGGCGGAGGAGCGATAGGGGCGAACTGATTGCGATTAAATGTAGTCGTGACGCCTGTGAAACTTCCAATCTCGCTTTGGAATGTCGACGAAGACGCGGCTAACTCGGTTTCATAATCAGAAAGTGCCTGAGCGACATTTGAGGAATAGGTGCCATTTGCACCGTCAATGATGCCGTCACGAGTGGCAGATGCAGTTGTAATAATGCCATTATAAGTTCCCGCGGCAGCATCGTCTCCAGCCACATGATCTGGCGGAAGCGTCGATCCCGATCCCTCACCTCCCGATCCCCCTTCTGGAGGATCCACAGGAGTCGTCTCCGGCACTAATGTCGGCACAAAGGTGGCTTCCTCCACCCAAGTCCACTCCAGCGACACCCAGTCGCCTCGGACGGCTTGCCGGGTTTCCGGATTCCATTGCACCGTTCGGACACGAGTCGTCTGAGCTCCCAGGGCAATACCGACGGGCATATATTGGAATGATCCCGTTGCAGAAACCTCTGCCGTCCCATCAACAGTTTCGCCAGTTGCCAAGTGAGAAAACTCTAGAGAAATTCCCGCAGCCTGCTCACCGGCATCGATGGCACCACGGAGCAGAGGATTGGATGTTTCCAGGTCCGTTGCATCCGCACCATTGTCATCAGCCAGACCAAACTCCGAGATCACCGGAGTGAGTAACGTCCGAGCTTCCAATTGGAAAAAGAGAGTCGACCATGAGCCGGTGACAAACTGTCCGGCCTGATCATCCCAAACCGAGGTTCGCATTCGCAAACTGTTAAGTCCAGCAGCAAGACCAGCCGCAGTATAGCGGAAGTTTCCGTTCTCATCGGAAGTGGCCCGTCCATCAATGAGATCATCTCCATCATGATCAAATTCAACGACGATCCCGGCAATTTCCGCCGCATCCTCGTTGTAACTGGAATTCCCGGATTGAGAACCATCGGGAATCAAACCAAACAGTATTTCTCCCTGATAATAGCCGTCTAACTGCCCCGTAATTTCTGGCAGATAGGTTGACCAATTCGCTTCGTTTTCACCCAAATCGTGCACCAATTGCACGGAACTGATTCCGGCGACTGGTGTCGCGCTGGACTGGAATGTGACTTCTTTCCAATTCCCGGTGACGGGATTACCCGTGAGAGGATCTTCGACAAGGCTACGTGCCCGAATCGTGACCTGGCTTCCATCGAGACCCGCAGGATCGTAAGTGAATCGACCTTGTGAATCGGTCCAGGCAGATCCGTCGATTTGATCGTCGCCGTCGTGATCAAACTCGACCTGCACAAATGCGATTTCTGTCTCTGGTCCACTTAAACGCCCCATCAGACGATTTGCAGGAGCCGATTCTGGATCGATTGGGGTTTCATATCCCTCGCCAGAAGGTTCCTGATTGCTCCAGCCTGAACCCAGGTAGAGGTCCGTTATGCCTGGAGCCACATAGGGGAGCAATTCAAAACTGAACGAAATCCATCCCGGCGTGAGATTCTCTCCCGTGACTGGATCAGTGACGACCGATCGCACCTGTATAGTTTGTGGTCCGGGAGATAAACCCTCTGGTTGATAACTGAACGGAATTAAATCGAGAGCATCAATCACGTCTACGGATTGAGTCGCTTCTGCAACTCCATCACCATCATGATCGAATTCCAGCAGCACAGTTCCGGCGGTTTCTATACCCGCGACAACACCACTTAACAACGGATTCGTCGCCGTCCAGCCCTCAGGCGTTTCGGTCCCGAATGCCAACCCGATCGATTGCACCAGGGTGCTGCTAATCAGGACGGTCCCTGTCGTTTCATTTCCGGCTGAATCTGTCACGGTATAGGTAAATTGATCTTCGCCCAGAGAGCCGATGGCGGAGAGATAAGTCAGTCGCAAGGGATGATTGTTGACATCTGGTTGAAACACGATTCCCGAGGTCGGGTTTGACCAGGAAACGATTTCGAGTTCGTCTCCCTCCGGATCAGACAAACTGCCCTGGAGTTCAATGATCAAGGGCTGGCCGGAACGGACTGCCACTTCAGTATCTACGGCAACGGGGGCTTCATTTTCATCGAGGAGATTGATAGTAACGACCGCTGTTGTCGTCTCGCTGTCAGAACTGTCCACCTGAATTTCGAGGGTGTGAGAAGTCACAGCCTCATAGTCAAGACTGGCTCCTGTATTGACAGTAATCTCTCCTGTGTTCTGATCGATACTGAAGAATGTGGCGTCTACACCCGGTAAGATTTGATAAGTGTAGGTCACTCCCACATTCGGTTGAGGAACTTCAACCTGCCCTACACTCTCACCGGCGAGGGCAAGTTCCGACAAGTTGAATACGGCATCAGGCAGCGCAATTGCATCAGGTGGATTCAATTTTGAAATGCACGGGTTTTGGGTTCGAACAGTTCGTGTGGTGATTTGAATTGGTACTTTTTGCGAGGCCGGTTGTTCAACTCCATCACAGCCGCTTGAATATCCTCGGCTTTCAGTTTACGGAAATCGCTCCCCTTCAGGAAGTATTGCCGCAGAAGCCCGTTGGTGTTCTCATTCTGGCCGCGTTGCCACGGCTGGCGAGCCGGAGCAAAATAGATCGCACAATGCAGGGCTTGCTCCAACTCTCGATGACCCGAAAACTCACTCCCGTTGTCCGTCGTCAAAGTTCGAATCAATGACGATGGCAACCCCTCAAACGCAAACACCGAAGCCGCGTTCAACGTCGATGCTTTCTTGTCCGGCAGATAGCTCGCCACAAGATAGCCGGTCTTGCGTTCGACATGCGTGACAATGTAGCCGGTCCCCTTTTGACCCTCGATGGTATCCGATTCCCAGTGCCCGATCCGCGAACGATTGCGTGCAGAAACCGGTCGCTGATCCATTGGCTTTTTGGTCGGGTCGCATCGTCTGGAGATCCCTGTGCCGTAGCGTTTGCGGCGTTTCTTTCTCGATTGACGCAGCTGCCTGTAGATGTTGCCGCCCTGCTTTTTGTTTGCTTTGATCCAGGCGTAAATCGTCTCAATGGATATTCGCATTCTGGCCTCCCGAGGATGCAGTCGCAAGAGTTGACCTGCAATCTGTTCCGGCGACCACTTGAGAGACAACTTATCGAGCAGGAATTCTTTGAGCGGAGCGTGGTTGAGTTTCCAGGGGAGTTTGCAGAGTTGTCGACGCCGTCGCGCTTTGCGGTCGGCTTTCCCGGCGAAATACTTCCCGGTCGCATCCGAATTCCGCCGCAGTTCTCGGGAGATCGTGCTGGGGTCTCGGGATAACTCGCGCGCAATTTCTATTCGAGAGTGTCCCAGGGCGTGCATGTGCGCTATGGAATCACGTTCCTCAGCAGTAAGATGCGTGTGTGACATTCGTGATTTCTTCTTAGTAGGATTGATGGTCGTTTGGTCAAAACAAACCATCTCACGAATGTCACTCTTTTTCCATCAACCCGTGCATTTCAAAATTGAATCCACCTCATGCTCATCTGTCAGATCAATAACAATCTGAGTAGTTGCTGAGACTTCGTAAGTGTTTTCCACTTGTACGGTCAATGTGAATTGAGGATTTTCCTCATAATCCAGAGGAGTGCCATCATTAACGGTGAGTTGACCTGTCGACCCATCAATGGAAAATGCTCCCAAATCATTGCCGGCTATGATCGTGTAGACCAGTGTCTGATTGGGATCGGGATCTGTTGCCGTGACCTGACCAACAACCGTTCCCTGACCCACATTTTCAGCTAATGTAAATTGATAAGAGGCGGCATCGAAGGCGGGAGGTTCGTCACCCAGCAGTACGACATCAATCGTTCCTGTACTTTCTCCACCATGCTCATCCCGAACTATATAGGTGATCGTCTCCGTCCCTGCCACCGCTGGATTGGTTCGTTCATAGTGGATCACAAAACGATCATCAGCAAAGTTGCCGGAATACTGAAAGTAAGATTCCCAACTACCGTAATAGCTCTGAACGTAGTCATCGACAGAGGAGTAGCCACCATAATTTTCATATTCGCTTTGTAAACTTGTTGACACAAAGCGAATGACGGAAGCTGTTCCCAAGGTCGCTGCTGAAACGGAGATCAGTGTCAGAGCAGAACCCTCTGGATCACTATCATTGGCAATGGGATCGAGAGTTCCCGATTCATTGGCTTGGACAACGAGCGTGTCATTCTGAACATCCGGGAGCAGATTGGGTGCCACGCTGACCGTAACACTGGCAGTCGTTGTTGCTCCCTGTGAGTCAACCAGAGTGTAGCTAAAGACATCATCTCCACTGAAACCAACATCCGGCGTGTATTCATACTGATAGCTGAGTGAATTGTTTCCCGAATAGTTGTAGTAACTGTTGTACCAGTCTTCAAAATTGCCGTAATAATACTGGCCATTGCTGATCCAGTTATTCCAGGTCGATTCCGAAACATCAGGCAGCAGTGAAATACTCCCACCTGAGGGATCAGCAATACTTTGAATCGATAGAGTATGCCCCTCAGGATCCGAATCATTAGACAGCAGATTTAAAACGACCGCTGCGCCAGGACCTGTCGAGTAGGTATCATTTCCGGCGACTGGTGCTTGATTTGAAGTAACACTCACTGTCACACTGGCTGTGGCTGTCGCTCCCTGGGAATCGATAACAGTGTATGAAAACGTATCATCTCCACCGAACCCGGTATCCGGTGTGTACTCGTACTGGTAGGCCAACGGATTCGAGCCTGAGTAATTGTAATAGCTGTTGTACCAGTCTTCAAAATTGCTGTAATAATTCTGCCCTTGAGCGAGCCAGTAGTTCCAGGTTGACTCAGACACATCAGGCTTGAGAACCACCGTCCCGTTGGCAGGATCTTCAATACTCTGGATGGAGATCGTCTGTCCTTCGGGATCAGAATCATTGATTAGTAAATTGAGAACGACCGATTCTCCAGGACCAACAGAGTATGCGTCAGGAGACGCATCTGGAGCCTGATTCCCGGCGACGCTAACAGTCACGCTGGCGGTATTGGTTGCCCCCTGAGAGTCAATGATCGTGTAATCAAAGACATCGTCGCCGCCGAAACCAGCGTCAGGCGTGTATTCGTACTGATAAGTCAGCGGATTGCTACCGGAGTAGTTGTAATAGCTGGAATACCAGTCCTCAAAATTGCTGTAGTAATTTTGTCCCTGAGAGAGCCAGTTATTCCAGATGGACTCTGAAACGCTTGGGACTATCGCAATCGTGCCGTTCGCTGGACTGGCAATACTGTCGATCGAAATCTCATGCCCTTCGGGATCGGAATCATTTGTCAGCAGGTTTAGCACAATCGCTTCGCCAGGGCCTGTAGAGTAGGTATCATCGACGGCGACTGGGGCCTGATTTCCCGCCACGCTGATCGTCACACTGGCCGAGGCGGTTGCCCCTTGAGCATCTTCAATTGTATAGATGAATACGTCATCACCACTGAATCCGACATCAGGAGTATACTCATACTGGTAACTGAGCGGATTGTTTCCCGAGTAGTTGTAGTAACTGTTGTACCAGTCGGCAAAAACGCTGTAGTAATTCTGCCCGTTATTGATCCAGTTGTTCCAGATCGATGTGGAAACATCCGGTACCAGAGTGACCGTCCCATTAGCCGGATCGGCGACACTGACAATTTGAATCGGATCTCCTTCCGGATCTGAATCATTGGCCATCAATGTCAAGACGACAGTTTCTCCAGGATCGACAGCAAAGCCATCGGCGACCGCAATCGGAGTCTGATTGGCGGTCACATTCACTGTAATTATACCGGTACTCTGGATCCCGGCTGCATCTTCGACCACATAGGTCAGTGTTTCATCCCCGTTGAAATTCGGATCCGTACTGGTATACAGAACTTCAAATTTATTGATCAGCGAAGGATCACCCGAGTAATAGCTTGAATAGTAATAATCCCAACTTCCGTAATAACTTTGGACATACTCATCAATTGAGTTGTAGTATCCATATTGAGACTGAGAGTAGTATTCATTTTGTAAAGATGCCGGAACAACACGGACCAATCCTACTGTTCCTGCAATGGCACCTGTGACAGAAACCAGCGTTAACTCAGATCCTTCCGGATCCGTGTCATTGACGAGCGGATCAATCGAGACCGAATCCCCTCCAGCCACACTCACAGTATCATTCACGGTCACAGGAGCCTGGTCTCCAGTGACCGTCACCTCCACTGTTCCTGTGGATTGAGCCCCTGCAGCATCTTCAACGATGTAGGTGAATGTATCTACGCCGTCAAAAGTTGCATTGGTGCTGGTGTATTTCACGACCAGACGGTCATCAGTAGGATTGCCATAGTATTGAAAATACTGACTCCAGCTGCCGTAATTGTAATTGACATACTCGTCGATACTGGCATAGCCGCTGGAGTTGCTCTGATACTCACTCAGTAAACTGGGAGGAATATATCGAGTGATTTCCGCAGTTCCCTCGCTCCCGTTACTCACTGAAATTAAGGTCAGCTGCAAACCTTCCGGATCTGTGTCATTGAGCAGAGGTTCGAGTGTGACGGATTGACCGCCAGCGACTGCGATCTGATCCGTATTCGCAACTGGCGCATCATTCCCCAGAACAGTAACCGTAACACTGGCGACGGCGATCGCTCCCTGCGAATCCACGACCGTATAATTGAAGACATCATCACCACTAAAACCTTGATCTGGTGTGTACTCATGTCGGTAACTGAGTGGGCTGTTGCCCGAATAGTTGTAGTAGCTGTTATACCAGTCCTCAAAATTGCTGTAGTAATTTTGTCCCTGAGACAACCAGTAATCCCAGGTTGAAGCGGACACATTCGGAGCCAGACTGATCGTCCCATTTGCCGGATCTGCGATATTGACAATCGAAACCGTATGTCCTTCTGGATCGGAATCGTTGGCCAGGAGATTCAGCGTGACAGACTGACCAGGGATCACTGAATAAGCATCATCAACCGGTGTCGGAGCCTGATTGGCAGCTACAGTCACTGTGATTCCGGCACTGGCTGTCGCCCCGTGGGCATCGACAATCACATAATCAAAAGCATCATCCCCACTGAAACCCTGATCCGGAGTGTATTCGTAAACATAATTGAGTGTGCTGCCTGAATAGCCATAATAGCTGTTATACCAGTCCGCAAAATTGCTGTAGTAATTCTGCCCCTGACTGAGCCAGTAATTCCATGTCGACTCCGAGACATCAGGCACAAGATTAAGCGTACCATTTGCAGGTGTTAACACACTTTGCAGAGAAATAGTATGACCTTCGGGGTCCGTATCATTGGCCAGCAAGTCGAGGCGAACGGATTCCCCAGGGCCGACAGAATAAGTATCATCGACAGCATCAGGGGCCTGATTGGCAGCCACAGTCACGGTGACGCTGGCAGAGGATGTGCCTCCCTCTGGATCCTGTACGGTATAGTCGAAGACCTCATTGCCACTAAATCCCGCATCCGGCGTATACTCATAGAGATAACTGAGCGGATTGGTTCCCGAATAGTTGTAATAGCTGGTGTACCAGTCTTCGAAATTGCTGTAATAATTCTGTCCTTGAGACAACCAGTAATTCCAGGTCGACTCTGACACATCGGGGACCAGAGAAATCGTACCATTGTCTGGAGCATCGACACTTACGATGGAAACGGAATTACCATCGGGGTCAGAATCATTGACGAGCAGATCGAGCGTGACCGATTCTCCTGGGCCTGTGCTATAACTATCATTACCCAGTGTTGGAGTGCGATTGGTGTTTACCGTGACTGTAGCCGTTGATGTCCCATCCAGCTGGTATTCAAATTGGAATTGTGACACATGCGTACTGCCGGGAGTGTATTGCAGAATACCCCCTGAAATCTCGACGGTGCCGAAACTCCCCGTCAATTGATCATTCACTGCGTTAACAAGAGCCAGAGAAGCAGCAGAGGCATCGGTATCATTCTGACGAACCGGCAACGGGAAACCAGATTCTCCTGGTGCATAATGAATCGTAAATTCATCATCGATTGCCGTCGCAGAAAGCAACTGCCTTGTCTCAAGCACTTCAGTTGCGTGATGAAAATTTGATCGCCGTCGCAAGCGACGTCGAGGAAGTTTTTTGAAACGAGAAATCCAGGAAAGCTGACCCGGCAAGAATTCCAACCAGTGACGCAACAGCATGGAGTGGCCCCTCTGTGGCTGTGATCAATAGTGCTACTTTTGTAGAACGGATTGTCGAATTATTGAATTTTATAATAGGAGAATTCCAAGGACGCATTGAATAATGCTACTTTGAAATGGAGAGCTCTTTTTATTCTGAACAATTGCTCAAGTCAAACGAAACAGCAATTCAAAATATATTTATTATTAAAAAATCATAATTTAAAACTTGGCCAATGCAATTTGAATTGAGCAAGTGACTATATTCGTAGGGCAATTGCATTTTTTGAGGTATTTAACTGACGGATCACTCACTAAATTAGATTGTTCAAGGCAGGCTATATCGTAGGTGATAACCAGAAATTATTTCGTTTTCTAATTTCCTGGGACTGGCAAATCATAATTTAAGAGTTGAGTTTCATAGCGTTTCCAGGCTCCGATGGAAGATTGATACATCGGCTTCCTAACCTGTGTTTTACTCGGAGTGATCACTGCTCGCTCTGATTCATCAAAGCTCAGACACTGGTCCTGCCAGGGTAAATTGCAAAACTCGATGAGTCTTCTAATTTCCTGATCGGGGTTAGTCACCAGGGTTTCATAGCTGAGTGGATAAATCGGATTGGGGATCGTTGCTTCCCAATGTTTCATTAAGTTTTGATAGGCTGTGATGTAAGGCCCCAGCTGTTCGAGATCACAAAACGGCCAGTCCAGATTCTGACGAATACAGGAAATGGCAACATCACGAGGATCACGAATGCAATGTATAATCCTGGCATTGGGAAACAGCAGGCCAATCATACCAAGATGCAAAAAATTGGTCGGCATTTTATCGACGATCCGTAACGCTGTCGGATCATGACCAGTAAGAAATCGTGCATGACGACTCGCTAAGTGTCGGACTTGTTTTTGATTCAATTCACGAGCCGCAGACGGGTATTTAAGCGGACGCGTGCAAATCATGCATTCAATCTGTATTGGCCAGGCCCCCACTTCCTGCAACTCCCCGGCTGCATATACGTGTGAGTGGCTGGAAAGAATTTGCTCTGTCAGAGTTGTACCGGTTCGAGGCATGCCGACAATAAAGACAGGCAACTCACTGGAATGCCCCATTTCACTTCGCTGATTAAAAAAATCACAATCGAACACCGCTGCAATTTCACTCATGAAATGCTGGTGATCTGCCACATTGTGTCGTTCATTCGTAGTAAAATCCGGACGAGGTTTGAGTTGATTTCCTCGGAGATAAGCATCAAAAGCCTCTGCATATAGTTTTTTCGCATCATAGGCTCGACCAAGTGCCATCCAGAGCAATGACTGATGCCTGATAGAAAGCTGACCATCGTTGAGTCGGTTTTGTACCTCCAGAATGCGTTGATCGACATCTGCAAATTCACCAGAAAATGCCAGGTGGTAATGAGCCGGGACATAATTGGGATCCGACTGCAATGCTTTCTGAAACGATTCCCGGCTCTCCTCAATTGTTCCCAAATCGAGCTGACATTGCCCCAACAGATGCAGAACCTTGGCCTCAGTTGTCGTTTCTGCAAGTTGATTCAAAATGACAATGGCTTCCAGTGGTCGCTGAATTGCATGTAGGGCTTTTGCCTGCAGGTAAAGTAATTCCTCATCATCCTTATAGCTCAACCCACGTTGACAGACCAGCAATGCCTCTTCGAGCCGCTGGCGTCGCGGGCTCCCCAGGCCAGCGACAGCTCCGACTACAGCCGAACTCTTCAGTAATTCTTCAGCCAGCAATCGACATCCCTCAATATGATTCGGATCTTCAGCCAGGAGATGTCGGAGTGCACGGATCGCGTGATCACTCTGGTTTTGTGATCTGGCAATATGAGCCTGAAGCAGTCGAAAATCCGTAACATGATGATGGGACGGAGAAATCTTTCCCAAAAGATTTTCAGCTTGATTGATTTGATTCAGCCCCATTAAAGTCTTGATCAATCCGAATTGGAGAGCCGGGTTTTCAGGAAACTGCACGGCAAGCGGCTCATACAATCGGATGGCGTTCTTCCAGTCTGTCTGGTCGATCAACTCCAGCCCAAGCCGATGCAGCAGATTGGGATGACTTTGCTGTTGTCCCAGGATGACTGAAAAAAGTTCTTCAAATTTGTCCCTGCGTCCCGAACGCAAATAAGCAATCGCCAGATTGATTTGACAGGCATCATTATGTGGCTGGAATTGAACAACTCTTTCAAAGACCTCAATCGCGGCAGGATAATTCTCCAGCTTCAATTGAACAATTGCTTCGAGTTCATCCAGCCGGGGATCATCATCACATTGCTGACGGGCTAAAGTGATTGCATACTCAACGGCTTCAAAAAACTCACCTGTCAGATAACTTCGAATAAGTAAGAGATGGCCCCGGAGTGAATTTGGCTGCAAAGCAACGAGTTCTTCAGCGGCTTCACATGCGTCACTAATCTGCCTGGATTCGAGCAGTGAGTCTGCCAGTAGAGACCAGCTTT from Rubinisphaera italica includes the following:
- a CDS encoding IS30 family transposase; protein product: MSHTHLTAEERDSIAHMHALGHSRIEIARELSRDPSTISRELRRNSDATGKYFAGKADRKARRRRQLCKLPWKLNHAPLKEFLLDKLSLKWSPEQIAGQLLRLHPREARMRISIETIYAWIKANKKQGGNIYRQLRQSRKKRRKRYGTGISRRCDPTKKPMDQRPVSARNRSRIGHWESDTIEGQKGTGYIVTHVERKTGYLVASYLPDKKASTLNAASVFAFEGLPSSLIRTLTTDNGSEFSGHRELEQALHCAIYFAPARQPWQRGQNENTNGLLRQYFLKGSDFRKLKAEDIQAAVMELNNRPRKKYQFKSPHELFEPKTRAFQN
- a CDS encoding Ig-like domain-containing protein produces the protein MLLRHWLEFLPGQLSWISRFKKLPRRRLRRRSNFHHATEVLETRQLLSATAIDDEFTIHYAPGESGFPLPVRQNDTDASAASLALVNAVNDQLTGSFGTVEISGGILQYTPGSTHVSQFQFEYQLDGTSTATVTVNTNRTPTLGNDSYSTGPGESVTLDLLVNDSDPDGNSVSIVSVDAPDNGTISLVPDVSESTWNYWLSQGQNYYSNFEDWYTSYYNYSGTNPLSYLYEYTPDAGFSGNEVFDYTVQDPEGGTSSASVTVTVAANQAPDAVDDTYSVGPGESVRLDLLANDTDPEGHTISLQSVLTPANGTLNLVPDVSESTWNYWLSQGQNYYSNFADWYNSYYGYSGSTLNYVYEYTPDQGFSGDDAFDYVIVDAHGATASAGITVTVAANQAPTPVDDAYSVIPGQSVTLNLLANDSDPEGHTVSIVNIADPANGTISLAPNVSASTWDYWLSQGQNYYSNFEDWYNSYYNYSGNSPLSYRHEYTPDQGFSGDDVFNYTVVDSQGAIAVASVTVTVLGNDAPVANTDQIAVAGGQSVTLEPLLNDTDPEGLQLTLISVSNGSEGTAEITRYIPPSLLSEYQSNSSGYASIDEYVNYNYGSWSQYFQYYGNPTDDRLVVKYTSTNATFDGVDTFTYIVEDAAGAQSTGTVEVTVTGDQAPVTVNDTVSVAGGDSVSIDPLVNDTDPEGSELTLVSVTGAIAGTVGLVRVVPASLQNEYYSQSQYGYYNSIDEYVQSYYGSWDYYYSSYYSGDPSLINKFEVLYTSTDPNFNGDETLTYVVEDAAGIQSTGIITVNVTANQTPIAVADGFAVDPGETVVLTLMANDSDPEGDPIQIVSVADPANGTVTLVPDVSTSIWNNWINNGQNYYSVFADWYNSYYNYSGNNPLSYQYEYTPDVGFSGDDVFIYTIEDAQGATASASVTISVAGNQAPVAVDDTYSTGPGEAIVLNLLTNDSDPEGHEISIDSIASPANGTIAIVPSVSESIWNNWLSQGQNYYSNFEDWYSSYYNYSGSNPLTYQYEYTPDAGFGGDDVFDYTIIDSQGATNTASVTVSVAGNQAPDASPDAYSVGPGESVVLNLLINDSDPEGQTISIQSIEDPANGTVVLKPDVSESTWNYWLAQGQNYYSNFEDWYNSYYNYSGSNPLAYQYEYTPDTGFGGDDTFSYTVIDSQGATATASVTVSVTSNQAPVAGNDTYSTGPGAAVVLNLLSNDSDPEGHTLSIQSIADPSGGSISLLPDVSESTWNNWISNGQYYYGNFEDWYNSYYNYSGNNSLSYQYEYTPDVGFSGDDVFSYTLVDSQGATTTASVTVSVAPNLLPDVQNDTLVVQANESGTLDPIANDSDPEGSALTLISVSAATLGTASVIRFVSTSLQSEYENYGGYSSVDDYVQSYYGSWESYFQYSGNFADDRFVIHYERTNPAVAGTETITYIVRDEHGGESTGTIDVVLLGDEPPAFDAASYQFTLAENVGQGTVVGQVTATDPDPNQTLVYTIIAGNDLGAFSIDGSTGQLTVNDGTPLDYEENPQFTLTVQVENTYEVSATTQIVIDLTDEHEVDSILKCTG
- a CDS encoding tetratricopeptide repeat-containing sulfotransferase family protein produces the protein MTLESPVSAFSDVHFTSSKIMPTNKQTLQLFQAGRLQEAEVLIQKMIASNQFDAEGWHLAAVIALQQKNYSEAGLRIEQCLQRDNAKAEFWNTRGAVLLELREFERSFESFAKAVELRPDYVEAWRNRGLPLQRSGHREAAQNVYREATIKFPRDSESWSLLADSLLESRQISDACEAAEELVALQPNSLRGHLLLIRSYLTGEFFEAVEYAITLARQQCDDDPRLDELEAIVQLKLENYPAAIEVFERVVQFQPHNDACQINLAIAYLRSGRRDKFEELFSVILGQQQSHPNLLHRLGLELIDQTDWKNAIRLYEPLAVQFPENPALQFGLIKTLMGLNQINQAENLLGKISPSHHHVTDFRLLQAHIARSQNQSDHAIRALRHLLAEDPNHIEGCRLLAEELLKSSAVVGAVAGLGSPRRQRLEEALLVCQRGLSYKDDEELLYLQAKALHAIQRPLEAIVILNQLAETTTEAKVLHLLGQCQLDLGTIEESRESFQKALQSDPNYVPAHYHLAFSGEFADVDQRILEVQNRLNDGQLSIRHQSLLWMALGRAYDAKKLYAEAFDAYLRGNQLKPRPDFTTNERHNVADHQHFMSEIAAVFDCDFFNQRSEMGHSSELPVFIVGMPRTGTTLTEQILSSHSHVYAAGELQEVGAWPIQIECMICTRPLKYPSAARELNQKQVRHLASRHARFLTGHDPTALRIVDKMPTNFLHLGMIGLLFPNARIIHCIRDPRDVAISCIRQNLDWPFCDLEQLGPYITAYQNLMKHWEATIPNPIYPLSYETLVTNPDQEIRRLIEFCNLPWQDQCLSFDESERAVITPSKTQVRKPMYQSSIGAWKRYETQLLNYDLPVPGN